The Anguilla anguilla isolate fAngAng1 chromosome 4, fAngAng1.pri, whole genome shotgun sequence genome has a window encoding:
- the LOC118225888 gene encoding zinc finger protein 345-like, which produces MDYTRVEQRSCEDIGERMERKTGYGMSREKKFLLSKIKDEEGENEKSETSGEIGSAEIKTEIGVKYEATAKIQLCVKEENESDEENERDKTVETIQTERRMKNNLFSASAESSSEPFVTTPWNHNKGQSDEVSSQIFACPQCPFVHMEEASLQWHIEKVHPEEYSMILSSGRTGTENMLPPSSSTYQHPTAPKTTPMPKPSHTGTAGAHTCSHCGKSFGCASKLITHQRIHTGERPFQCFQCGKRFGQTSHLRNHQQTHLEERPYLCAQCGKSFVSTSKLTRHERFHTGKRPHKCSQCGKSFMYQSELTKHQRIHTGECPYPCSQCGKSFTSASNLKKHVRIHTGERPYPCSQCGKSFRCASDLKKHERIHTGERPYTCSHCGKSFTSGSVLKTHKRIHTGERPYPCSQCGNSFISASVLKKHQRAHAGERPYHCSHCGKTFITVSQLTTHQRAHAGERPFPCSKCEKSYMFASLLAIHERIHTGECPFSCSQCGKSFRCASNLTKHQRTHTGERPFDCPVCGKSFIYQSDLTKHLPTHTGKRTYQCSECGKRFVYRSALTIHQRTHTGESPY; this is translated from the exons ATGGATTACACAAGGGTTGAGCAGAGATCATGTGAGGACATAGGGGAAAGGATGGAGAGGAAGACTGGGTATGGTATGAGCAGAGAGAAGAAATTCCTGCTTTCCAAAATAAAGGATGAAGAGGGGGAGAATGAGAAAAGTGAGACAAGTGGGGAAATTGGGAGTGCAgagataaaaactgaaattggtGTGAAATATGAAGCTACAGCAAAGATACAACTCTGTGTGAAAGAAGAAAATGAGAGTGAtgaagagaatgagagggacAAAACTGTTGAAACCATTCAAACAGAAAGAAGGATGAAGAACAACCTCTTCAGTGCCTCTGCAGAATCCTCCTCTGAACCCTTTGTAACAACCCCCTGGAATCATAATAAAG GGCAAAGTGATGAGGTGTCATCTCAGATCTTTGCCTGTCCGCAGTGCCCATTTGTTCACATGGAGGAAGCGTCCTTGCAGTGGCACATTGAGAAGGTTCATCCAGAGGAGTACAGCATGATTCTGAGCTCTGGAAGAACCGGAACAGAGAACATGCTGcctcccagcagcagcacctaTCAACACCCCACAGCCCCAAAGACAACCCCCATGCCAAAACCTTCCCACACAGGTACTGCAGGGGCTCACACATGCTCCCACTGTGGGAAAAGTTTTGGGTGTGCATCAAAACTGATAACACACCAGCGAATTCACACAGGGGAGCGCCCCTTCCAGTGCTTCCAGTGTGGAAAGCGTTTTGGTCAGACAAGTCATTTAAGAAACCACCAACAAACTCATTTAGAAGAGCGTCCATACCTCTGTGcacagtgtgggaagagttttgTATCTACATCAAAACTTACAAGACATGAGCGATTTCATACAGGAAAGCGTCCACACAAATGCTCACAATGTGGGAAGAGCTTTATGTATCAATCCGAACTGACAAAACACCAGCGAATACATACTGGGGAGTGTCCATACccctgctcccagtgtgggaagagtttcacTTCTGCGTCAAATCTGAAAAAACATGTgcgaattcatacaggtgagcgCCCCTACCCCTgttcccagtgtgggaagagtttcagATGTGCGTCAGATTTGAAAAAACATGAgcgaattcatacaggtgaacgCCCATACACTTGCTCCCACTGTGGGAAGAGCTTCACATCAGGATCAGTTCTGAAAACACATAAgcgaattcatacaggtgagcgCCCATACCCCTGCTCCCAGTGTGGAAATAGTTTCATATCCGCATCggttttgaaaaaacatcagcGAGCTCATGCAGGTGAACGTCCATACCACTGCTCCCATTGTGGGAAGACATTCATAACTGTGTCGCAGCTGACTACACACCAGAGAGCTCATGCAGGGGAGCGCCCTTTCCCATGCTCCAAGTGTGAGAAGAGTTATATGTTTGCATCACTCCTAGCTATTCATGAACGCATTCACACAGGGGAGTGTCCATTCTCATGCTCCCAGTGTGGAAAGAGTTTCAGATGTGCATCAAATCTGACCAAACACCAACGAACACATACGGGGGAGCGCCCGTTTGACTGCCCAgtgtgtgggaagagtttcatTTATCAATCGGACCTGACAAAACACTTGCCAACACACACAGGGAAGCGCACATATCAATGCTCTGAGTGTGGCAAGCGTTTTGTATATCGATCAGCCCTGACAATACACCAGCGAACGCATACAGGGGAGTCCCCATACTAG